Proteins co-encoded in one Octopus bimaculoides isolate UCB-OBI-ISO-001 chromosome 7, ASM119413v2, whole genome shotgun sequence genomic window:
- the LOC106868624 gene encoding uncharacterized protein LOC106868624 codes for MSNVPLELRKQLFRSPSVEGERVSDGNSALMFKLQIEHDLELSYQGLQKDLHEQRMKNLRQKAKSLAENDWQYPAIENLIGLN; via the exons ATGTCTAATGTACCTCTAGAATTAAGGAAACAACTCTTTAGGTCGCCTAGTGTTGAAGGTGAAAGAGTGTCTG ATGGCAATTCTGCACTGATGTTTAAACTACAAATTGAACATGATCTGGAACTCTCCTACCAAGGACTTCAAAAAG atctCCATGAACAACGGATGAAAAATTTACGTCAAAAGGCAAAATCTTTGGCTGAAAATGACTGGCAGTATCCAGCTATAGAGAATCTGATTGGGCTTAATTGA